A part of Anolis sagrei isolate rAnoSag1 chromosome 3, rAnoSag1.mat, whole genome shotgun sequence genomic DNA contains:
- the LOC132770875 gene encoding prominin-1-A-like: MFLSNLTQPKYEPQLSNSSGGLEGLFSMVHSFLGLVQPNTFPQGLLTRLIKPPHEFSPELQKELLQYETGFLVCAAIGILFIILVPLVGLFFCCCRCCGRCGGYLYQKQTKHIDCRRRSLFVSVLAVTIIILAGDICAYITNQRISQTVGKGVDNLNSTVDNLNLYLNSIPQEVDEIIDISSVPLNHTNYSLLNIGTTLGERIQTQLGGQANKALDKADSLLKVIATVEQELEKVNHTSSRLQILQKELDQNLTILRDDINRTLDSCGNPCQNVSVKDLKPGANLTGSLDVSVPLELIANLTRSDPGVTLKEARKTLENIPEKVSNETQPVVSDAQKTLRHVKDQIHHMRANFSILNFVKNISGKINEFLQEARTYEPEVTKYDYYRWIVGVILCCLVLLIIVLNVLGLLFGALGLDPREMPIQRSCPSNSGGLFLMASAGFSFIFAWLLMLLVLLTFLIGGNTYEFVCRPWASGRLLEFLETPGLFPDFNVSNLMDNSDVTLSSLYKSCQNNDPLWSTLHLNKTISLDEMFNISKYTDEIDSTLNKINVSVDSTNFLNDEQKRLMQDLSKKDGPLKMNFSDALEQLNQSMISQDLSALATKLDNLATQLGSRSPNISAQLQNHAAEVRKIQTSVNDNFIPEIQILNSSIRSLEKSVSQIPGLVNSTLSEVEAAQEFMKQKTGEIIKNATLNFVNSVLGFFQSYMDWAKNNIEDEVGRCGPAAWAINSIDTIFCGYIVDSLNAFWFSLGWCTVFLLPSIILAVKLAKFYRRMSMDDIYVDEAMELSRQRMFKMPRAELKK; encoded by the exons GTCTCCTGACTCGTCTGATCAAACCACCGCATGAGTTCAGTCCAGAACTTCAAAAAGAG TTGCTTCAGTATGAGACTGGATTCCTGGTTTGTGCTGCCATTGGGATTCTGTTCATCATCCTTGTTCCCCTAGTGGGactcttcttctgctgctgccgctgctgtgGACGTTGTGGGGGGTACCTGTACCAGAAGCAAACCAAACATATTGACTGCAGGAGGCGGTCATTATTTGTGTCTGTGCTGGCTGTCACTATAATTATTCT GGCTGGAGACATCTGTGCATACATCACCAACCAGCGCATATCCCAGACTGTAGGCAAAGGAGTGGACAATTTGAACAGTACGGTGGACAACCTGAATCTCTACCTGAATTCTATTCCTCAG GAGGTTGATGAAATTATCGATATTAGCTCAGTGCCATTGAATCACACAAATTACAGCTTGCTAA ACATTGGGACCACTCTAGGGGAGAGGATTCAGACTCAGCTTGGAGGACAAGCAAATAAAGCACTGGATAAAGCTGACAGTCTTCTCAAAG TGATTGCCACTGTGGAACAGGAACTCGAGAAGGTCAACCACACAAGCAGTCGCTTGCAGATACTGCAGAAAGAACTGGACCAGAACCTGACCATTTTGAGGGATGATATCAACAGAACTTTGGACAGTTGTGGCAATCCTTGCCAGAATGTCTCTGTGAAAGACCTGAAGCCTGGGGCAAATCTGACCGGG TCCCTTGATGTTAGCGTCCCACTGGAACTGATAGCCAATCTGACACGCTCAGATCCTGGTGTCACGCTTAAGGAG GCACGAAAAACCCTTGAGAATATTCCAGAAAAAGTCTCTAACGAAACACAACCAGTAGTGTCTG ATGCACAGAAGACGTTACGTCACGTTAAAGATCAGATTCATCATATGCGTGCTAACTTCTCCATATTGAACTTTGTGAAGAATATTTCTGGCAAGATAAATGAGTTCCTCCAGGAGGCAAGAACCTATGAGCCTGAGGTTACCAAGTACGATTACTACAG GTGGATTGTTGGTGTTATCCTCTGTTGCTTGGTGCTTCTGATAATTGTACTCAATGTCTTGGGTTTATTGTTTGGGGCTCTTGGACTAGACCCACGGGAGATGCCTATTCAACGGAGCTGCCCCTCCAACTCTGGCGGACTTTTTCTTATGGC GAGTGCTGGGTTCAGCTTCATATTTGCATGGTTGCTGATGCTGCTAGTTCTGCTGACATTTTTAATAGGAGGAAATACATATGAATTTGTGTGCCGGCCCTGGGCCAGTGGTCGTCTGCTTGAG tTCCTTGAAACACCAGGCTTGTTCCCTGACTTCAATGTGTCAAATCTCATGGACAATTCGGATGTGACCCTCTCCAGCCTATACAA GAGCTGCCAAAACAATGACCCTTTGTGGAGCACTCTTCACCTGAATAAAACAATATCTCTGGATGAGATGTTCAACATTAGCAAG TACACAGATGAAATTGATTCTACTTTGAACAAAATAAATGTCAGTGTGGACTCTACTAACTTCTTGAATGATGAGCAGAAGCGTCTCATGCAGGATTTGAGCAAAAAGGATGGGCCGCTGAAGATGAACTTTTCCGATGCTTTGGAACAA CTCAACCAAAGCATGATAAGTCAAGATCTGTCTGCATTGGCTACTAAATTAGACAATCTGGCAACACAGTTG ggaagtagaagtCCAAACATCAGTGCACAGCTGCAAAATCATGCTGCTGAGGTGAGAAAGATCCAGACTTCGGTGAATGACAATTTTATTCCTGAGATC CAAATCTTGAATAGCAGTATCCGCAGCTTGGAGAAGTCTGTGTCTCAGATTCCG GGCTTGGTGAATTCTACATTGTCAGAAGTAGAAGCAGCTCAAGAATTTATGAAACAGAAGACAGGAGAAATCATCAAGAAT GCAACCTTGAATTTTGTGAATTCTGTACTGGGTTTCTTTCAGTCATACATGGACTGGGCCAAGAACAAT ATAGAAGATGAAGTAGGTCGCTGTGGCCCTGCAGCCTGGGCAATCAATAGTATAGATACTATTTTCTGTGGCTACATTGTTGACTCGTTG AATGCCTTCTGGTTCAGTCTTGGTTGGTGCACTGTATTTCTCCTGCCAAGCATCATCTTGGCTGTGAAGCTTGCCAAGTTTTACCGCAGGATGAGCATGGATGACATCTATGT gGATGAAGCTATGGAACT ATCAAGGCAAAGGATGTTCAAAATGCCTCGGGCAGAACTAAAGAAGTAG